Within the Plasmodium relictum strain SGS1 genome assembly, chromosome: 12 genome, the region ATTAAATACACGAGTTAATGATGTTGGAGTATCTCTAAAACCTCTCATTCCAATTTGTTGATCTCTTAATTGTTTTGCTACATCCTTAGCTGAACTTCCTGATACTTCGATCCAtgttttagaaaaaaatgcaCAAGCAATAAGTACAAAAGATATGTATACTAAGGTATGAAAAGGGTCATTTGTTATATCAGCAAATGAATTGGGAGGAGATATATAATATGCTATTCCTCCTATTGGTATAGAAGTACCACTAGCTTCAATTTCTTGCCATTGTCCTAATAAATTTACTAGTATActatttttaaatcttttatataatatttgggaaaaaaaatataaattagaCACTAAAGCTGTTTGCAATATAATTGGAATATTGCtagtataaaataatttaataggATAAGTTCCTTGTTGACCTCTTACACTTTGATATTTCACTGATAAATCTACTCTAAAACCTTGTAAATATATGACTattaaaaatactaaaaTAGTTGCCAGTAAATTGGTAACATTAGGGGCATGTGTTCTATAAAACGCTTTTTTTAAAGCTGCTATTTTATTTGATTCAGTAAATAAACaatatattaaagaaataatagcTCCTTCAAATTCAATTCCTTTGTCTGTATTGATAGTTGTTGGACTAAATGATTTCCACATAATAGTTTCACAAATATTTGTTGCAATAAAAAGAGATATTCCTGAACCTAATCCATATCCTTTCTGCAATAATTCATCTAATAAAATTACAACTACACCagcaaaaaataattgaagaattataataatagcaTGTCCTGTACCTATTTCTGATATATTTCCATAAATACCACTAATAACATATGCAATAGCTTCTCCTAAAGTTATCAATAATCCTAATAATTTTTGTGCTCCCTGAAATAATGTTCtatcttcttttaaactTTGATCTACATCAATAATTTTTGAACCTGCTAAAAGTTGCATAACCATTCCACTTGTAACAATCGGTGATATACCTAACTCCATTAACGTTCCTCTATTCGATGCTAAGATTACACGCATCCAATAAAATGGATCACTGGATTTACTAGTAACTATTCCATATAAAGGTATTTGACaacatattaaaaatacaaataatgaTACAGCTGTccataataatttttctttaaacgGCAATTTTCTATCAGGAGATTGCACTTCAGGCAATAAAAACATTACAGGTTTAATCAAATTTAAGAACCTTACTAcaaacaagaaaaaaaaaatttttaattaggaaaaaaaagcaataaaaatgttatacaaataaatttatttttaaaaagaaaaaaaattataaaaatttactttAACTATCatatgaaataattttatatttcatttaaaataaaatatatagatattatattcatttttcatatatatatatgtgaaattaatgaaatatttatttttatattcttctaaattttgtaattactattttttcatatatatataaatgtatataaacATATCTTTATGTTCTTGAacgaaaaaatattttattaataattgtgagactaaaatatttatttgtatttttttattcattacccattttttccttattatttcttttttactgTTAAGAGTCTGTTTCAGATcaatttacaaaaatttccttttattcataaaaataaagttttatttgttttttttttttttttacttattttttttttatattctattGTATCTCGTCCTCTTATTTACCCTgcttttctttttatgtGTTAACATAAATCTATTTTTgtgatattaatttttaatattttattcaataaaaaaaaaaaaaattaatttatattttttatcacatatttttttacttgcTAATATCTTTACACATACTCTTGTATGCTTTTAAATACCAAATATTTATctaatttaaaaacaaataaaaacgtattataaaacaaaaaaaaaaaaatataaaaaaaaaaaaaaataaataataaatatggaaattactaaataaaaataatgaattttattattttatttttctttttttactattttttaattacaatctataataaaaattgattttattttatttcattttatttcatttcattttattttattttatttttttttttttaatacatttcATCAACAACTGTgcattataataaaaaaaaaaatttattcaaagcaaaatttcataaatactataaaatttttttttaattttatatataccccaaattttaatgtattagaaaattttatttaatattaatatatttttctttataaaatttttttttattacatagtaaaatatttacttatatatgtattatacatatatgttctctttttttatttttaatatttttgacAAAACTTATgtgtaattttttatgtattataatggtatttttataagtttaaacatttttttttttttcacatttccatgaaataaaaaatttttgtttcattaaaaaaatacaaaagaaaaataaacatTATTTTAATCTTAAAAAGGACCTATAATTTTCTCTCTTTATAAGTACTATATTCATTAAGATATTTCATATAAGTAAATTTCTTaggtaataataataaaataataaaatttttatatattctttatagAAACTTTTTATCGCATAAAGTTATAGAATGCAGTACCttctttaatttataattcagagatttttttttttaattatacatTAAGTTTCACTTTTACAAATtatttaagaattttttttattatatttaaatttataaataataatttttatattaaaatatttttcattttaaaagaaactttccatttaaataattatgaatatatataatcctttttttttttaactccTAACAATTGTTTAAACttttcaaatgaaaaaataatttaaatgttgtctattacaatttttactatttttttaacaatttaaatttattttgaagttgaaaaataaaatttaaaggaACTTAAAatgtttactttttttttttttcctttttttcaattttgattatttatacataattgaagttttattaatgttttatttaaaaaaaaaggaaaaggtgtaacaaatatataaagatttttttaaatataaagcaAAAGATTACcttattttaagaaaatattataattcaaTCTTAAACTTATATGTAAAGTCAttgtaataattaaaaagatatgCCATTACATATCGCTTATAAATTTTTGGATTAATTATTCTTGTTATGTAAATTCAAACGTTTAAAActtaaaatgtattttttttatattttttataataacaaaaaaatatctaatgaacgaaatatatatatatatatatatatatatatgaaatacaaatatgaaatataagacaatatatatatacgcatttttctccttttaagttaaattttttttttttaaaagaaaaattagagAAAATAAGTAATTACAACAATTCTCATAAATACATAATTTCAACattgataaattatttactttattttgtatatgatcttttttttttttattttttttttttttttatttttacataactTTAGTGCATTTAATATAAGGACAATAAATGTTCGTATAAGGAAAtactaatataaaaaaaaaaaatgttagaaataaatttacttattttacacatatttcttttccttgaaaaat harbors:
- the SEC61 gene encoding protein transport protein SEC61 subunit alpha, putative; this encodes MVRFLNLIKPVMFLLPEVQSPDRKLPFKEKLLWTAVSLFVFLICCQIPLYGIVTSKSSDPFYWMRVILASNRGTLMELGISPIVTSGMVMQLLAGSKIIDVDQSLKEDRTLFQGAQKLLGLLITLGEAIAYVISGIYGNISEIGTGHAIIIILQLFFAGVVVILLDELLQKGYGLGSGISLFIATNICETIMWKSFSPTTINTDKGIEFEGAIISLIYCLFTESNKIAALKKAFYRTHAPNVTNLLATILVFLIVIYLQGFRVDLSVKYQSVRGQQGTYPIKLFYTSNIPIILQTALVSNLYFFSQILYKRFKNSILVNLLGQWQEIEASGTSIPIGGIAYYISPPNSFADITNDPFHTLVYISFVLIACAFFSKTWIEVSGSSAKDVAKQLRDQQIGMRGFRDTPTSLTRVFNRYIPTAAAFGGMCIGALTILADFLGALGSGTGILLAVTIIYQFYEMLVKEQEKATSLF